A part of Arthrobacter dokdonellae genomic DNA contains:
- a CDS encoding ArsR/SmtB family transcription factor, which yields MPKITHPVDLAWTADVEASMETFGNRARLEIIRYLEGSGPVPRGDIVDAVSASEASVAQHLIALEKTGAIVVDIVQGRRHGRSPRYSVAENRIKELLDAHQDYLLNRRPTLP from the coding sequence ATGCCTAAGATCACGCACCCGGTAGACCTGGCCTGGACGGCCGATGTGGAAGCGTCAATGGAGACGTTCGGCAATCGGGCCCGCCTCGAAATCATCCGGTATCTGGAGGGAAGTGGGCCGGTGCCGCGCGGGGACATCGTGGATGCCGTCAGTGCCAGCGAGGCAAGCGTTGCCCAGCACCTGATCGCGCTTGAAAAAACGGGGGCCATCGTCGTGGACATCGTTCAGGGCCGCCGGCACGGCAGGTCACCACGCTATTCGGTGGCTGAAAACCGCATCAAGGAACTATTGGATGCCCATCAGGACTATCTCCTTAATCGACGGCCGACCCTCCCCTAG
- a CDS encoding helix-turn-helix domain-containing protein, protein MTAQRPLPVAMASGAVKLGLAGELVSDADGGGTVFLHGQASFSWDGGDEAGRRWAAVRLAALMAAGVAEIAAAFDVTPTTVWLWKQLLTEGGIAALVPEKKGPKRASRLTESVIARIVELRSTGLSQQAVGDAVGVSEFSVRRALKIAAEQAAADAAETPTADEAEALEPAQQPGLPLQPVPAPRAAERAAAGLLECAVPVFSPAAHIRHAGLFLAFPALETTGLLSCAKEVYGALPNGFYGLESVLIDAVLRALAGEARAEGATRFDPVELGRVLGLDRAPEVKTIRRRISQLAEAGNAGELIAALAKHHLAGTGPGGENLAAILYVDGHVRAYQGTKKIGKIYSTRLKFPVPATEETWVTDAQGSPVFVVMAKPGASLAAELRGLLPELRTVVGDDRRVLVGFDRGGWSPALFKHMDAAGFDVLTWRKGTTKDIEEKLFTEVSHTDDHGEERKWSVADTIVDLPLATTKKTGEVFSIRQISRIVGTTGGGTRQIHILTTDRDLPAGELVYRMGNRWRQENQFRYARMHFELDSHDSYASTGDDEDRMVPNPAKAKAYQKVVAARNQHAEAAAIADINLMALKTPAEGSNELTITVTSAMHNQVMAPLWEAETALIAAEKAHKKIPAKLRLGDLNPGQQVLDTEVKLIHTGIRMAAYNTAMTIAREIRTNTGYKRANQEAHALMRQMFNQTGDIDTTKPGYLTITLDPLPTKAKTAAAAELCTHLTSTKTRYPGSSLILKYEIKTKAPALIN, encoded by the coding sequence ATGACTGCTCAACGTCCTCTTCCTGTGGCGATGGCTTCCGGTGCTGTGAAGCTGGGCCTGGCCGGGGAACTCGTGAGCGACGCCGATGGTGGCGGCACTGTTTTTCTGCACGGACAAGCCTCGTTTTCCTGGGACGGCGGTGATGAGGCCGGCCGCCGTTGGGCAGCGGTGAGACTCGCGGCGCTTATGGCAGCCGGCGTCGCTGAGATCGCAGCGGCCTTTGATGTCACACCCACCACGGTGTGGCTGTGGAAGCAACTGCTGACTGAAGGCGGCATTGCCGCGTTGGTGCCGGAGAAGAAGGGTCCGAAGCGGGCTTCCCGGCTCACCGAGAGTGTCATCGCCCGGATCGTGGAACTGCGCAGCACCGGTTTGTCCCAGCAGGCCGTCGGTGACGCGGTCGGCGTCTCGGAGTTCAGTGTCCGCCGGGCCTTGAAAATCGCTGCCGAACAAGCCGCTGCTGACGCTGCGGAAACACCCACCGCCGATGAAGCTGAAGCCTTGGAACCAGCACAGCAGCCCGGGTTGCCGCTCCAGCCGGTCCCGGCACCTCGCGCAGCGGAACGTGCCGCCGCCGGACTGCTTGAATGCGCGGTCCCAGTGTTTTCCCCGGCCGCCCACATCCGGCACGCGGGATTGTTCCTGGCCTTCCCGGCACTGGAAACCACCGGCCTGCTCAGCTGTGCGAAGGAGGTGTACGGGGCGTTGCCGAATGGTTTCTACGGCCTCGAGTCCGTCCTGATCGATGCCGTGCTGCGGGCGCTGGCTGGGGAAGCCCGGGCCGAGGGTGCCACCCGCTTCGACCCAGTGGAACTCGGACGCGTGTTGGGATTGGATCGGGCCCCGGAAGTAAAAACCATCCGCCGCAGAATCAGCCAACTTGCTGAGGCCGGCAACGCCGGGGAACTGATCGCTGCCCTGGCCAAACACCACCTTGCCGGCACCGGCCCGGGCGGGGAGAACCTGGCCGCGATCCTCTACGTTGACGGACACGTGCGCGCCTACCAAGGCACGAAAAAGATCGGGAAAATCTACTCCACCCGGTTGAAGTTCCCGGTCCCGGCTACCGAGGAAACCTGGGTCACAGACGCCCAAGGATCCCCCGTCTTCGTCGTCATGGCCAAACCGGGCGCGTCCCTGGCCGCGGAACTCCGCGGCCTGCTGCCGGAACTGCGCACAGTGGTCGGGGACGACCGGCGGGTATTGGTCGGCTTCGATAGGGGAGGCTGGTCACCGGCGTTGTTCAAGCACATGGATGCGGCTGGTTTTGACGTGCTGACCTGGCGCAAAGGCACCACCAAAGACATCGAAGAGAAATTATTCACTGAGGTCTCCCACACCGACGACCACGGGGAAGAACGCAAATGGTCGGTCGCTGACACGATCGTTGACCTCCCCCTGGCAACAACGAAGAAAACCGGCGAAGTCTTCAGCATCCGCCAGATCAGCCGGATCGTGGGCACCACCGGTGGAGGCACACGGCAAATCCACATCCTCACCACCGACCGTGACCTTCCCGCCGGGGAACTCGTGTATCGAATGGGCAATAGGTGGCGGCAGGAAAACCAGTTCCGCTACGCCCGCATGCACTTCGAGCTGGACTCTCACGATTCCTATGCCTCCACCGGTGACGACGAAGACCGGATGGTCCCCAACCCTGCCAAAGCGAAGGCGTACCAAAAAGTCGTGGCTGCCAGGAACCAGCACGCGGAGGCCGCCGCCATTGCCGATATCAACCTCATGGCGCTGAAAACTCCGGCAGAAGGCAGCAATGAACTAACCATCACGGTCACCAGTGCCATGCACAACCAAGTCATGGCACCGCTCTGGGAGGCAGAAACCGCCTTGATTGCTGCAGAGAAAGCCCACAAGAAGATCCCGGCGAAGCTGCGCCTCGGGGATCTGAACCCGGGCCAGCAAGTCTTGGATACCGAGGTCAAGCTGATCCACACCGGCATCCGCATGGCCGCCTACAACACCGCGATGACCATCGCCCGCGAGATCCGCACCAACACCGGATACAAACGCGCGAACCAGGAAGCCCACGCCCTCATGCGCCAGATGTTCAACCAGACCGGCGACATCGACACCACCAAGCCCGGCTACCTCACCATCACACTGGACCCCCTACCGACCAAAGCCAAAACCGCGGCCGCCGCCGAACTCTGCACCCACCTCACCAGCACCAAAACCCGCTACCCCGGCAGCAGCCTCATCCTCAAATACGAGATCAAAACCAAGGCCCCGGCTCTCATCAATTAA
- a CDS encoding helix-turn-helix domain-containing protein: protein MTEQTDHAPSTHGFVDEWMTPKEICHELQIPEQTFYQWRVKHAGPRAHRIGRHLRIRRTDFNAWLATTEDPVG, encoded by the coding sequence ATGACCGAGCAGACAGACCACGCACCGTCCACCCATGGTTTCGTCGATGAGTGGATGACGCCCAAGGAGATCTGCCATGAGCTGCAGATCCCCGAGCAGACTTTCTACCAGTGGCGCGTCAAGCACGCGGGACCGAGGGCCCACAGGATCGGGCGCCACCTTCGCATCCGCCGCACGGACTTCAACGCGTGGCTCGCCACAACAGAAGACCCCGTTGGCTAG
- a CDS encoding sigma factor — MTAVDDISQFVRSRLARAGCPNELEDVLQDIRVAVWTGVSRGRYQPMPGVRFGAWVQGIANHVCAAHIAKAAARYTVPLFTAESDDHPSVDRPQDVVAEPAGVADREWALNILKLTRMYAGEEAWGSAMFLLLDDYDDSQGAATAVADRTDTPANRRARRDLKFVRQVAITVRNALAVVDSDKANADVIAMSASKCLPTELHRAIAETIVVPKLSGPERLAALPVIAAKTNVTPRYVAVQTGRARALYMAALKVIGMSQPPQAMPS, encoded by the coding sequence ATGACGGCGGTGGACGATATTTCCCAGTTCGTTCGTTCACGCCTGGCCAGGGCTGGGTGCCCCAACGAGCTGGAGGACGTACTGCAGGACATCCGCGTCGCAGTGTGGACCGGAGTGTCACGGGGACGGTACCAGCCAATGCCGGGCGTCCGCTTCGGGGCGTGGGTCCAGGGCATTGCCAATCACGTGTGTGCGGCCCACATCGCCAAGGCAGCCGCCCGCTACACCGTTCCCCTGTTCACGGCGGAATCCGACGACCATCCCAGCGTCGATCGGCCGCAGGACGTCGTTGCCGAGCCTGCCGGGGTTGCCGATCGAGAATGGGCCCTGAACATACTGAAGCTGACACGCATGTATGCCGGAGAAGAAGCCTGGGGGTCAGCCATGTTCCTTCTTTTGGACGATTATGACGACAGCCAAGGCGCAGCAACCGCCGTTGCCGACCGGACCGACACCCCGGCCAATCGCCGGGCGCGCAGGGATTTGAAATTCGTGCGCCAAGTTGCCATCACGGTGAGAAACGCACTGGCCGTGGTGGATTCCGACAAAGCAAATGCCGACGTAATCGCCATGAGCGCCTCGAAATGCCTGCCCACCGAACTGCACCGCGCCATCGCGGAAACAATCGTTGTTCCCAAGTTGAGCGGACCGGAACGTCTCGCCGCCCTTCCCGTCATTGCGGCCAAGACCAACGTCACGCCGAGATACGTCGCCGTGCAGACCGGACGCGCCAGGGCACTCTACATGGCGGCACTGAAAGT